Proteins encoded in a region of the Rhizobium sp. CC-YZS058 genome:
- the tsaB gene encoding tRNA (adenosine(37)-N6)-threonylcarbamoyltransferase complex dimerization subunit type 1 TsaB, producing the protein MIVLALDTAGIACQAALFDADSGRVLGQVSEEIGRGHAERLMEAVDGALAAAGLDLDAVDRVAVTVGPGSFTGIRVGVAAARGLALALGKPCVGVSVLQALAVAAIPEAGGRPILSLLDAKREELYLQPFSAEGAALAAPLGCEIDAAKRAYGGFEGLLVGSGAGWLRGEGASERPDVAEIGVVAALGAKADVLTDLPKPLYLRGPDVRSQAGFAVARA; encoded by the coding sequence ATGATCGTTCTTGCCCTCGACACCGCCGGTATCGCCTGTCAGGCGGCCCTGTTCGATGCCGATTCCGGCCGGGTGCTGGGGCAGGTCAGCGAGGAGATCGGCCGCGGCCATGCCGAGCGGCTGATGGAGGCGGTGGATGGAGCGCTTGCCGCTGCCGGCCTCGATCTCGATGCGGTGGATCGCGTGGCCGTGACTGTCGGCCCCGGCTCCTTCACCGGCATCCGCGTGGGCGTGGCTGCGGCGCGGGGCCTTGCTCTGGCGCTTGGCAAGCCCTGCGTCGGCGTTTCGGTGCTGCAGGCGCTTGCCGTGGCTGCGATCCCGGAAGCGGGCGGACGGCCGATCCTCAGCCTGCTCGATGCCAAGCGCGAAGAGCTCTATCTGCAGCCCTTTTCCGCCGAAGGTGCCGCGCTTGCCGCGCCGCTTGGCTGCGAGATCGACGCGGCAAAGAGGGCCTATGGCGGCTTCGAGGGGCTGCTCGTCGGGTCCGGTGCGGGATGGCTGAGGGGTGAGGGCGCGTCCGAGCGACCGGATGTGGCCGAGATCGGCGTGGTGGCGGCCCTGGGGGCCAAGGCCGATGTGCTGACCGACCTGCCGAAGCCGCTCTATCTGCGGGGGCCGGATGTGCGCTCGCAAGCCGGCTTTGCCGTGGCAAGGGCCTGA
- a CDS encoding PhoH family protein — MNGHELVSSSPRQSKTQTDANHFVLTFDNNRMASELFGQFDQNLKLIEQRLHVDARARGNSVSISGETAATDQARRALDYLYSRLQKGGTIEPSDVEGAIRMAVAADDQLQLPTMERKAKLNLAQISTRKKTIAARTPTQDAYIRALERSELVFGVGPAGTGKTYLAVAYAAQLLERGVVDRIILSRPAVEAGERLGFLPGDMKEKVDPYLRPLYDALYDMMPGDKVERAITANVIEIAPLAFMRGRTLANAAVILDEAQNTTSMQMKMFLTRLGENGRMIVTGDPSQVDLPRGVKSGLVEALQILKGVEGVSVVRFKDVDVVRHPMVARIVRAYESTTAVPDESEPMDR, encoded by the coding sequence TTGAACGGACACGAATTGGTTTCATCCTCGCCGCGCCAGTCGAAGACCCAGACCGACGCCAATCACTTCGTGCTGACATTCGACAACAACCGCATGGCGAGCGAGCTGTTCGGACAGTTCGACCAGAACCTCAAATTGATCGAGCAGCGCCTGCATGTGGATGCGCGGGCGCGGGGCAATTCGGTGTCGATTTCCGGCGAAACCGCGGCCACCGATCAGGCCCGCCGTGCGCTCGACTATCTCTACAGCCGCCTGCAGAAGGGTGGCACGATCGAGCCTTCCGACGTCGAGGGGGCGATCCGCATGGCCGTGGCGGCCGACGACCAGCTGCAGCTGCCGACCATGGAGCGTAAGGCGAAATTGAATCTCGCACAGATTTCGACCCGCAAGAAGACGATCGCGGCGCGCACGCCGACGCAGGATGCCTATATCCGCGCGCTGGAGCGCTCCGAGCTTGTGTTCGGTGTCGGCCCGGCCGGAACCGGCAAGACCTATCTTGCCGTTGCCTATGCGGCGCAGCTTCTGGAGCGCGGCGTCGTCGATCGCATCATCCTGTCCCGCCCGGCTGTCGAAGCCGGCGAACGGCTGGGTTTCCTGCCCGGCGACATGAAAGAGAAGGTCGATCCCTACCTGCGACCGCTCTACGATGCGCTCTACGACATGATGCCGGGCGACAAGGTGGAACGCGCCATCACCGCCAATGTCATCGAAATTGCACCGCTGGCCTTCATGCGCGGCCGGACGCTTGCCAATGCGGCCGTCATTCTGGACGAAGCGCAGAACACGACATCCATGCAGATGAAGATGTTCCTGACGCGGCTCGGCGAGAACGGCCGAATGATCGTGACCGGCGATCCGAGCCAGGTCGACCTGCCGCGTGGCGTCAAGTCCGGCCTGGTCGAAGCGCTGCAGATCCTGAAGGGCGTCGAGGGCGTCTCCGTCGTTCGCTTCAAGGATGTCGATGTCGTGCGCCATCCCATGGTCGCGCGTATCGTTCGCGCTTACGAATCAACCACCGCCGTGCCGGACGAGAGCGAGCCGATGGA
- a CDS encoding GNAT family N-acetyltransferase, translating into MSLIDYFIRRPEFDIFQMRDDHLDDVAALHRQRFSPPWSAGEFHSLLAQESVFGFVARQNNAYAWPAMGGFVLVRAGGGEGEILTIGVDQRYGRGGLGWRLMQAAFSESRKYGAESLFLEVDQANAAALGLYRRLGFRKVGERKAYYKGAGPEAGGADIMRLDL; encoded by the coding sequence ATGTCGCTGATCGACTATTTCATCCGCCGGCCGGAGTTCGATATTTTCCAGATGCGCGACGACCATCTGGACGATGTGGCCGCCCTGCATCGCCAGCGGTTCTCACCGCCCTGGAGTGCCGGCGAGTTCCACAGCCTGCTTGCCCAGGAAAGCGTCTTCGGATTCGTTGCCCGGCAGAACAATGCCTATGCCTGGCCGGCCATGGGCGGCTTCGTGCTGGTTCGGGCCGGCGGCGGAGAGGGCGAGATCCTGACGATCGGCGTCGACCAGCGCTACGGACGGGGCGGCCTGGGCTGGCGGCTGATGCAGGCAGCCTTTTCCGAAAGCCGCAAATATGGCGCGGAGAGTCTGTTTCTCGAAGTCGATCAGGCCAATGCCGCAGCCCTCGGGCTGTATCGGCGTCTGGGCTTCCGCAAGGTGGGCGAGCGGAAGGCCTACTACAAAGGCGCAGGCCCCGAGGCAGGCGGCGCGGACATCATGCGGCTCGACCTGTGA
- a CDS encoding AAA family ATPase codes for MARQISSVLRPPFLKRVWIDEVALPSAPGYPFNLPMFANGFEVTFQTPVTIIVGENGTGKSTFLEGLAGLIGFDQAGGGAGYRPVDHSGAIDVAGDVLRSVLRAGWLPKVNTGWFFKAETFFSVARYLDDAARDARAIPPDFLSHSHGEGFLRFFGERCLKRGIFLFDEPESALSPTRQLEFLRLIAEIERAGTGQLIIATHAPLLMAYPGATLLETTRSGFRPIAFRDTTHFRVMEAFFRDPEGYLVDALAAED; via the coding sequence ATGGCGCGTCAGATATCCTCTGTCCTTCGTCCGCCCTTCCTGAAGAGGGTGTGGATCGACGAAGTCGCGCTGCCGTCCGCGCCGGGCTATCCCTTCAACCTGCCAATGTTCGCAAATGGCTTCGAGGTGACCTTCCAGACGCCCGTGACAATTATCGTTGGCGAGAACGGAACCGGAAAATCGACGTTCCTGGAGGGCCTCGCCGGCCTCATCGGCTTCGATCAGGCCGGTGGCGGAGCCGGCTATCGCCCGGTCGATCATAGCGGCGCCATCGATGTGGCAGGGGATGTCCTGCGCTCCGTGCTGCGGGCCGGCTGGTTGCCCAAGGTCAACACCGGCTGGTTCTTCAAAGCGGAGACCTTCTTTTCAGTCGCGCGGTACCTCGACGATGCCGCCCGCGATGCACGCGCCATCCCGCCCGATTTTCTCTCGCATTCGCATGGCGAAGGGTTTCTGCGATTCTTCGGCGAGCGCTGCCTGAAGCGCGGAATTTTCCTGTTCGACGAGCCGGAGTCGGCGCTGTCGCCGACCCGCCAGCTTGAGTTCCTGCGTCTGATCGCCGAGATCGAGCGCGCCGGTACGGGGCAGCTCATCATCGCGACGCACGCGCCTCTTCTCATGGCTTATCCCGGCGCCACCCTGCTTGAAACCACGCGTTCCGGCTTTCGGCCGATCGCTTTCCGCGACACCACTCATTTCCGGGTGATGGAGGCGTTCTTCCGGGACCCGGAGGGCTATCTCGTGGACGCCCTTGCCGCGGAGGATTGA
- the murJ gene encoding murein biosynthesis integral membrane protein MurJ, producing the protein MSLVRKFATVGGATLGSRVLGFARETLMAAALGTGPMADAFYAAFRFPNLFRRLFAEGAFNAAFVPLFAKEIEANGIEGAKRFSEEVLGVLFTVLLLITIAMELAMPLIVSTIIAPGFVDDPEKFDVTVKLAIVMFPYLMCMSLTAMLSGMLNSLHHYFAAAIAPVFLNVTLIAALAYGLWTGADPLATAWYLSWGVLVAGLLQMAVLYAGVRHAGMRFQLRRPRYTENVKRLLWLALPAAVTGGITQINQIIGQMIASTKDGAIAVLQYADRVYQLPLGVVGIAVGVVLLPELSRALRGGALKEAHNLQNRSLEFVLFLTLPAAGALWVISDEIVRVLYERGAFSAATTATVGSVLAIYGLGLPAFVMTKALNPGFFAREDTKTPMRITGLTVLVNCALAVSLFPLFGERGIATAEATAGWVNAVILFLVLVRRGHWHWETALFSRVVRLVAATIIMAFALNYASAFLAGWLTPETTLIHQLAALMLLIGLSMVIYFTLAFALGGADLGMIRRNMKRKPAPATEPAVMPPPEI; encoded by the coding sequence ATGAGTCTCGTCCGCAAATTCGCCACTGTCGGTGGCGCCACGCTCGGCAGCCGCGTTTTGGGCTTTGCCCGCGAAACGCTGATGGCCGCGGCGCTCGGAACGGGGCCGATGGCCGATGCGTTCTACGCCGCGTTTCGCTTTCCGAACCTGTTCCGCCGGCTCTTTGCCGAAGGTGCCTTCAATGCCGCCTTCGTGCCGCTCTTTGCCAAGGAGATCGAGGCAAACGGCATTGAAGGCGCAAAGCGCTTTTCGGAAGAGGTGCTCGGCGTCCTCTTCACCGTTCTCCTGCTGATCACCATCGCCATGGAACTGGCGATGCCGCTGATCGTCTCGACGATCATCGCGCCCGGCTTCGTCGATGACCCGGAGAAGTTCGATGTCACGGTCAAGCTCGCGATCGTGATGTTCCCCTATCTCATGTGCATGTCGCTGACCGCGATGCTCTCCGGCATGCTCAATTCGCTCCATCATTACTTCGCTGCCGCGATCGCGCCGGTGTTCCTGAACGTGACGCTGATTGCGGCGCTCGCCTACGGATTGTGGACCGGGGCCGATCCGCTGGCGACCGCGTGGTACCTGTCCTGGGGCGTGCTCGTGGCCGGGCTCCTGCAGATGGCGGTGCTCTATGCCGGGGTGCGCCATGCCGGCATGCGCTTCCAGCTGCGCCGGCCGCGCTACACCGAGAATGTCAAGCGCCTGCTCTGGCTGGCACTGCCCGCCGCCGTCACCGGCGGCATCACGCAGATCAACCAGATCATCGGCCAGATGATCGCTTCCACCAAGGACGGCGCCATCGCCGTTCTGCAATATGCCGACCGCGTCTACCAGTTGCCGCTCGGCGTGGTCGGCATCGCCGTCGGGGTGGTGCTGCTGCCGGAACTCTCGCGCGCGCTGCGTGGCGGCGCGCTGAAGGAGGCACACAATCTCCAGAACCGCTCGCTCGAATTCGTGCTGTTCCTCACCCTCCCGGCCGCCGGCGCTCTCTGGGTGATTTCCGACGAGATCGTGCGGGTGCTCTACGAACGCGGCGCCTTCTCGGCCGCCACCACCGCCACCGTCGGCAGCGTGCTGGCGATCTACGGTCTCGGCCTGCCGGCCTTCGTCATGACCAAGGCGCTGAACCCCGGTTTCTTCGCGCGCGAAGACACGAAGACGCCGATGCGCATCACCGGTCTCACCGTGCTCGTCAATTGCGCGCTCGCCGTCTCGCTCTTCCCGCTCTTCGGCGAGCGCGGCATCGCAACGGCAGAGGCAACGGCCGGCTGGGTCAATGCCGTCATTCTCTTCCTTGTCCTGGTGCGCCGCGGCCATTGGCATTGGGAAACCGCGCTCTTTTCGCGCGTCGTGCGGCTGGTCGCCGCCACGATCATCATGGCTTTCGCGCTGAACTACGCCTCCGCCTTCCTCGCCGGCTGGCTGACCCCGGAGACCACGCTCATCCATCAGCTCGCAGCCCTCATGCTGCTGATCGGCCTGTCGATGGTCATCTATTTCACGCTCGCCTTCGCGCTCGGCGGTGCCGATCTCGGCATGATCCGCCGCAACATGAAGCGCAAGCCCGCGCCCGCCACCGAGCCTGCGGTCATGCCGCCGCCGGAGATTTAA
- the miaB gene encoding tRNA (N6-isopentenyl adenosine(37)-C2)-methylthiotransferase MiaB has translation MTDQSLLTHPVPDASASSQPPAGRPKKVFVKTYGCQMNVYDSDRMTDALARDGYVPTDTAEDADLVLLNTCHIREKAAEKVYSALGRLRELKKKKGAEGREMMIGVAGCVAQAEGDEILRRAPAVDLVIGPQTYHRLPDALRRVRGGERVLETDYAIEDKFEHLPAPDKARTLARGVTAFLTVQEGCDKFCTFCVVPYTRGSEVSRPLAQVVAEAEKLAAAGVRELTLLGQNVNAWHGEGEGGQTLRLGDLLHRLAEIPGLARLRYTTSHPRDMDDSLIAAHATLPALMPYLHLPVQSGSDRILKAMNRRHTASDYIALITRIRAARPDLALSGDFIVGFPGETDQDFEETLEVVKAVGYAQAFSFKYSTRPGTPGAELKDQVSEAVKAERLERLQALLLSQQQAFNQACIGRDIDLLLEKPGRMPGQLIGRSPWLQSVNVDAKGVEIGDIIRVRITAAGPNSLFADVVD, from the coding sequence ATGACCGACCAGAGCCTTCTCACCCACCCTGTTCCAGATGCCAGCGCTTCGTCCCAGCCGCCTGCCGGCCGGCCGAAGAAGGTCTTCGTCAAGACCTATGGCTGCCAGATGAATGTCTACGACTCCGACCGGATGACGGACGCTCTGGCGCGCGACGGCTATGTGCCGACGGACACGGCGGAAGACGCCGATCTGGTTCTGCTCAACACCTGCCACATCCGCGAGAAGGCGGCGGAGAAGGTCTATTCGGCGCTGGGGCGGCTCCGGGAGCTGAAGAAGAAGAAGGGGGCGGAAGGCCGCGAGATGATGATCGGCGTCGCCGGCTGCGTCGCCCAGGCGGAGGGCGACGAAATCCTTCGCCGCGCCCCGGCGGTGGATCTGGTCATCGGTCCGCAGACCTACCATCGCCTGCCGGACGCGCTGCGCCGCGTGCGCGGCGGCGAACGCGTGCTCGAGACCGACTATGCGATCGAAGACAAGTTCGAGCATCTGCCGGCACCGGACAAGGCGCGCACGTTGGCCCGCGGCGTCACCGCCTTCCTGACCGTGCAGGAGGGATGCGACAAGTTCTGTACCTTCTGCGTCGTGCCTTATACGCGCGGCTCCGAGGTTTCCCGGCCCCTGGCGCAAGTGGTGGCGGAGGCTGAAAAGCTGGCGGCTGCCGGCGTGCGCGAGCTGACGCTGCTCGGCCAGAACGTCAATGCCTGGCATGGAGAGGGCGAGGGCGGGCAGACGCTCCGGCTCGGCGATCTGCTCCACCGCCTCGCCGAAATTCCCGGTCTTGCCCGGCTGCGCTACACCACCAGCCACCCGCGCGACATGGATGACAGCCTGATTGCCGCGCATGCGACCCTGCCGGCGCTGATGCCCTATCTGCACCTGCCGGTGCAGTCCGGCTCCGACCGTATCCTGAAGGCGATGAACCGGCGGCACACGGCGTCGGACTATATTGCGCTTATCACCCGCATTCGCGCCGCCCGGCCCGATCTCGCCCTGTCGGGGGATTTCATCGTCGGCTTCCCCGGCGAGACCGACCAGGATTTCGAGGAAACGCTGGAAGTCGTGAAAGCTGTTGGTTACGCTCAGGCCTTCTCCTTCAAATATTCCACCCGCCCCGGCACGCCCGGCGCGGAGCTGAAGGATCAGGTGTCGGAGGCGGTGAAGGCCGAGCGGCTGGAGCGCTTGCAGGCGCTTCTCCTGTCCCAGCAACAGGCCTTCAACCAGGCCTGCATAGGCCGCGACATCGACCTCCTGCTTGAAAAGCCGGGCCGTATGCCAGGCCAGCTCATCGGCCGCTCGCCCTGGCTGCAGTCGGTGAATGTTGATGCAAAGGGCGTGGAAATCGGTGACATTATTCGTGTGCGAATCACCGCCGCGGGCCCTAACAGTCTGTTTGCCGACGTGGTAGACTGA
- the trpS gene encoding tryptophan--tRNA ligase, translating to MAEFPPLVFSGVQPTGNLHLGNYLGAIRKFVALQEKNDCIYCVVDLHSLTAQLVHDDLPGQIRSIAAAFIASGIDPKAHIVFNQSAVPAHAELAWIFNCVARIGWMNRMTQFKDKAGKDRENASLGLLAYPSLMAADILAYRATHVPVGDDQKQHLELARDIAMKFNLDFAERIRAHGKGVDITVGEEPVHAFFPMVEPLIDGPAPRVMSLRDGTKKMSKSDASDLSRINLMDDAETISRKIRKAKTDPDGLPSEVDGLKGRPEADNLVGIYAALADLSKADVLTQFGGQQFSVFKPALVDLAVAHLAPITDEMRRLMDDTSHIDAILRDGGERAGARADAVMKDVKDIIGFLR from the coding sequence ATGGCAGAGTTTCCCCCGCTCGTCTTTTCCGGTGTCCAGCCGACCGGCAATCTTCACCTCGGCAATTATCTCGGCGCGATCCGCAAGTTCGTGGCGCTGCAGGAGAAGAACGACTGCATCTACTGCGTGGTCGATCTGCATTCGCTGACGGCACAGCTCGTGCATGACGACCTTCCGGGGCAGATCCGGTCGATCGCTGCGGCCTTCATCGCCTCCGGCATCGACCCCAAGGCCCATATCGTCTTCAACCAGTCGGCAGTGCCCGCCCATGCCGAGCTCGCCTGGATCTTCAATTGCGTTGCCCGGATCGGCTGGATGAACCGCATGACGCAGTTCAAGGACAAGGCCGGCAAGGATCGCGAGAATGCCTCGCTCGGCCTGCTTGCCTATCCGAGCCTGATGGCTGCCGATATCCTGGCCTATCGCGCCACCCATGTGCCGGTCGGCGACGACCAGAAGCAGCATCTGGAGCTTGCCCGCGACATTGCCATGAAGTTCAACCTCGACTTCGCCGAGCGTATCCGCGCCCATGGCAAGGGGGTGGACATCACGGTCGGCGAAGAGCCGGTGCATGCCTTCTTCCCCATGGTCGAGCCGCTGATCGATGGTCCGGCGCCGCGGGTCATGTCGTTGCGCGACGGCACCAAGAAGATGTCGAAGTCGGATGCCTCCGATCTGTCGCGCATCAACCTGATGGACGATGCCGAAACGATCTCGCGCAAGATCCGCAAGGCCAAGACCGACCCGGACGGCTTGCCCTCCGAGGTGGATGGGCTGAAGGGGCGGCCGGAAGCCGACAATCTTGTCGGGATCTATGCCGCGCTGGCCGATCTTTCCAAGGCTGATGTTCTGACGCAGTTCGGCGGGCAACAGTTCTCGGTCTTCAAGCCGGCGTTGGTCGATCTCGCCGTTGCACATCTGGCGCCGATCACCGACGAGATGCGGCGCCTGATGGACGATACGAGCCATATCGACGCGATCCTGCGGGATGGCGGCGAGCGGGCCGGCGCACGGGCGGATGCGGTAATGAAGGACGTGAAGGACATCATCGGCTTCCTTCGCTAG
- a CDS encoding universal stress protein, whose amino-acid sequence MVSARLSRMEGHRRKFLAVIDDTPECARAVHYAGLRARHSNGALVLLYVIPDADFQQWIGVEGIMRAEAQAEAEATLAKIAQTVREKVGIEPEMVIREGVATAQIHALIEEDRDIAILVLAAGSAKDGPGPLVASIAGKTAAFPIPVTVIPDLLTDEDIEALS is encoded by the coding sequence ATGGTTTCCGCACGTCTCTCCCGCATGGAAGGTCACCGCCGCAAGTTTCTGGCGGTGATCGACGATACCCCCGAATGCGCCCGCGCCGTCCACTATGCCGGCTTGCGCGCCCGCCATTCGAACGGTGCCCTCGTGCTGCTCTACGTGATTCCCGATGCCGATTTCCAGCAATGGATCGGGGTGGAAGGGATCATGCGGGCCGAGGCGCAGGCCGAAGCGGAGGCAACGCTCGCCAAGATTGCCCAGACCGTGCGCGAGAAGGTCGGGATCGAGCCGGAAATGGTGATCCGCGAAGGGGTCGCCACAGCGCAGATCCACGCCCTGATCGAAGAAGATCGCGACATCGCCATCCTGGTGCTGGCCGCCGGCTCCGCCAAGGATGGACCGGGGCCGCTGGTCGCCTCGATCGCCGGCAAGACCGCGGCCTTCCCCATTCCCGTCACGGTCATCCCCGACCTGCTGACGGACGAGGATATCGAAGCGCTGAGCTGA
- a CDS encoding lysophospholipid acyltransferase family protein: MIAWIRIVLSVLVLGLATLVLAPFQILFLWRDMPQRRRLPRLFHRIACRMIGLRVHVHGRIDARRPLMLVANHVSWKDILALGSVADVVFVAKAEVRQWPVFGVLARLQKTIFVEREQKRAAGQQASEIGSRLADGEIVVLFPEGTTSDGNRLLEIKSSLFGAAASAVPQSPTGTVHVQPVALAYTRVHGMAMGRYHRPIAAWPGDIALLPHLLGVLREGALDVDLVFGETIDFARDTNRKLVSRQVEAALRAMLVARLRGR; this comes from the coding sequence ATGATCGCCTGGATCCGGATCGTGCTCAGCGTTCTCGTGCTCGGACTGGCGACGCTGGTGCTGGCGCCCTTTCAGATCCTGTTTCTCTGGCGCGACATGCCGCAGCGGCGCAGGCTGCCGCGCCTTTTCCACCGCATCGCCTGCCGGATGATCGGTCTCAGGGTCCATGTGCATGGCCGGATCGACGCACGCCGGCCGCTGATGCTGGTCGCCAATCATGTCAGCTGGAAGGACATTCTGGCGCTCGGCTCCGTTGCCGATGTCGTCTTCGTGGCTAAGGCGGAGGTGCGCCAATGGCCGGTCTTCGGCGTGCTCGCGCGGCTGCAGAAGACGATCTTCGTCGAGCGTGAACAGAAGCGCGCCGCCGGTCAGCAGGCAAGCGAGATCGGAAGCCGGCTTGCCGACGGCGAGATCGTCGTTCTCTTCCCCGAAGGCACGACGTCCGACGGCAACCGGCTGCTCGAGATCAAATCCTCGCTGTTCGGCGCGGCGGCGAGCGCGGTGCCGCAGTCTCCGACAGGCACGGTGCATGTCCAGCCTGTTGCGCTCGCCTATACCCGCGTGCACGGCATGGCCATGGGGCGCTATCATCGGCCGATCGCCGCCTGGCCGGGCGACATCGCGCTTCTGCCGCATCTCCTGGGCGTGCTGCGGGAAGGCGCGCTTGATGTCGACCTCGTCTTCGGAGAAACGATCGACTTTGCCCGTGATACGAACCGCAAGCTCGTCAGCCGGCAGGTCGAGGCGGCGCTGCGGGCCATGCTGGTTGCGCGACTGCGCGGGCGGTGA
- a CDS encoding NifU family protein gives MFIQTESTPNPATLKFLPGKVVLESGTAEFRDEDEARAASALAARIFAIPGVTGVYFGYDFITVTKADAEWAHLKPAILGSIMEHFMSGQPVMAGGARAEEADQEGEFFDDGDETIVATIKELLETRVRPAVAQDGGDITFKGFRDGTVFLNMKGACSGCPSSTATLKHGVQNLLHHFVPEVQAVEAV, from the coding sequence ATGTTCATCCAGACGGAATCGACCCCGAACCCGGCCACGCTGAAGTTCCTGCCGGGCAAGGTCGTGCTTGAAAGCGGAACGGCGGAATTCCGCGACGAGGACGAGGCGCGTGCAGCCTCTGCGCTTGCCGCCCGCATCTTCGCCATTCCCGGCGTCACCGGCGTTTACTTCGGCTATGACTTCATCACCGTCACCAAGGCCGATGCCGAGTGGGCGCATCTGAAGCCGGCTATTCTCGGCTCGATCATGGAACATTTCATGTCTGGCCAGCCGGTCATGGCTGGCGGCGCACGGGCGGAAGAAGCGGACCAGGAAGGTGAATTCTTCGACGATGGCGACGAGACGATCGTCGCCACCATCAAGGAACTGCTCGAGACCCGCGTGCGCCCGGCCGTTGCGCAGGATGGCGGGGACATCACCTTCAAGGGCTTCCGCGACGGAACGGTGTTCCTCAACATGAAGGGCGCCTGCTCCGGCTGTCCCTCGTCCACCGCCACGCTCAAGCATGGCGTGCAGAACCTGCTTCACCATTTCGTGCCCGAGGTTCAGGCCGTCGAGGCGGTCTGA
- a CDS encoding VOC family protein: MKQTIARITLIVPDYEPAIAFFCGALGFDLVEDLDMGGGKRWVVVRPKGATETALLLARAADAGQAEAIGRQAGGRVGFFLHTDDFARDHAAFTAAGVHFREEPRHEAYGSVAVFEDPFGNLWDLLQPA; encoded by the coding sequence ATGAAACAGACGATCGCCCGCATCACCCTCATCGTTCCCGATTACGAGCCGGCCATCGCCTTTTTTTGCGGCGCGCTCGGCTTCGATCTCGTCGAGGATCTCGACATGGGCGGGGGCAAGCGCTGGGTGGTGGTGCGGCCGAAGGGCGCGACGGAGACTGCGCTGCTGCTTGCCCGGGCTGCCGATGCCGGCCAGGCCGAAGCGATCGGCCGCCAGGCAGGCGGGCGTGTCGGCTTCTTCCTCCACACGGATGATTTCGCCCGCGACCACGCCGCCTTCACCGCCGCCGGCGTCCACTTCCGCGAAGAGCCGCGCCACGAAGCCTATGGCAGCGTCGCCGTCTTCGAGGATCCGTTCGGCAATCTCTGGGATCTGCTGCAGCCGGCATGA